Below is a window of Bacillota bacterium DNA.
ATGGTTGTATCGTATTTCTGCCCCGTCTGTTCCGGCAAATTAACCCCTCCCGACCTGGTTCTAACTTTAGTCTACCACATTTATGCAAAGGTCACAATTGGCCTTGAGTAGCTATATTAGTCGTAGCTATATTAGTCCCATCTTCTTCAATGCCTCATTAGCTTTATCTATCGTTTTCGGGGCATCCTCGGGAAGATAGATCATGGCTCCTCCTTCAGCTGGTTTCATACGACATTGCCTTCATCAGCGAGCCTCTTGGTCAACTTTGATAGGATCGGTATTATAAATTGGCCATGAAATCGTCCAAGGAAACTCTCGCCTGACGCAAAATCCCCCGTAACGTGCCGGCTGCTGAGCCTGTCAAGAATGCCGTTCTTATCTCATGGGATGGGGTTCAAAGAGATCATCTACGTGAGCTGCTGGACGCAGGGCAGCTGCCTAACCTCAAAGCCCTCATAGCAGAGGGCACAATAGTGGGAATAGACGTAACCCACAAAGCCGATACCAAAGCTGGCCACGCGCAGATGCTCACAGGTTATGGTCCAGAAGTCACAGGCGTATACAGCAACTCTGTCTACCAGCCAATCCCTAAAGGATATACAATTTTCGAGCGGCTTGAAGATGCATTCGGGAAGGATAATATTGCAACGATCATGATTACTGGCAAGGGAGGAAACCTCGGTTCGAAAGGACCCACTTCAGAAGAACCCTTAATCGCGGAGCTTTTGTGGAAGCAGTTAGAGAAGAAGGGCGTGTCTCGGGATCAGGTATTGGAGAGACTTAAAAAGGTGTTCGGGGACGACAAGGTAAGGCGTGCCATAATCTCTATTATCACAGAAGCCCCTTCCAAAGTTCTGAAAAGGTTACCTTCAGGATTTCAAGGATCGCTCGAAGGCGTCAAGGCGAAGCGCGGTTTCGCTATGCAATCCAATCGAGGTGAGTCTTTCTACAACGTAAAACCAGCTATCGATCTCTTCCAGGGCGACAAGGCAAGGCTCGCTGATGAGGTAGGGAAACTTGCTCTGGATAGCCTGGATCAATATGGCAAAGGACGATTCTTTGCCTTCTTCCATTTCTCCGATCCAGATCATGCCGGCCACAAATATGGGGAGAATTCTCGCGAATGCTCAGATGCCATTATAGCAGCAGACAAATGGCTGGGACGGATAGTGGAAAAGCTGAAAGGACTGGGGATGTATGAGGAGACGCGCATTTACGTTACCTCAGATCACGGTTTTGATGAGGGGAAGACCACTCATTCTATGGCTCTCTATGTGTTCCTTGCGACGAATGACCCGGCGATTGAACGGAGGGGTGACCAGAGGGATATAGCGCCTACGATCCTCACCTGTATGGGAGTCGACATTTCCGAGGTTAATCTGCCACTTCCCGGGAGACTCCTGACAGATCCAGAAAAGCCCTGGTAGTTGGTGAACCTTACGCGGCAAATCCTTGATTTCTAAAGCTTCATTCAAGAGGGGCAGCCCATACGGTCGGGCTGCCCCAAATACTATCCAGCCAAAGATGTATCTGACCTGTCAGGTAATGGTCAGCCCCATTTATTGGCGGTAAGGACCATCTGCACAAGACTCATTACCTAAAAGCACAAGGTAGGGCGTTGCCATCATGTTTCTTCCATGAGCATCCCCGCCCTACCTATATGGCTATGGCATCCATCTGGACTATTATCTCAACAGAGTACTCGTTCATGCCGCCTTAGCGGTACCATCAGAAGGATGAAAATGCCTTTGGCGAGCACACCTGTTTTCAGTATAGTCCAGTGAAGATAGCCATTATGGGTCTACCTGTACCGCGCCAAATTCGACGCTACAGACTCTGTTGAGCGGGATGACAATTGCCCGGACAACTTCCTTTTCTACTAATTCTCCGCCGCTTATTGTCTTCACCAAGATGCATCCCTTATTAAAGCCTACTAAGATCAGAAACCCATCAACTATCGTCAAGATCTTTGCGTTCAGGGCTTTCTTGCAGCAATCATCACATTCGAATTCGACGGCAATGCACTGCTTAAAGGGATCACCGAAGTCCTCAATTGCCTCGAGTTCTTTGAGTGCCCTGAGTAACGGTTCGGTGAAGATTCCCGTGTTTGCTACTTCTTCCATTATATGAATTCCCTCCATTCTCGACCGCACCATTGGGATTGGTCGACATGACAATTACAGAGCGAGTAAGTCTCTGCGTTAATAGAATATGTTCAGTGCCTGAGATAGGTTACTTGGACAAGATCTGCTGCATCTCCTCGAACTCCTCATCATCCATCTCTATGGGCAAGTCCTTCACATATATCTTTTCCCCTTCTTCACCTATCCGGCACTCGAAGACGCTAATGTCATCGTCCATCTCGTCAAACTCCCATCTTTCCGCCTCGGATATAGCCTCATTTGGATCAGCTCATCGGCTGTCTTGAACCTCTCGACCAGGGGTTTTTGCCCTTCTCGGACAAGGAAATCCAGAAGCTTTTCAATTCCCGCTTCCTCAAGATTCGGGTATAACACTCTGACTACTCCTTCCTTGGAAAGTAAAAAGCCCGGGATTTTTCCCGGGCGGCGTAACATGGGGGTTATATGGACTCACCAACCGGAGGAAAATC
It encodes the following:
- a CDS encoding sulfatase-like hydrolase/transferase; protein product: MPAAEPVKNAVLISWDGVQRDHLRELLDAGQLPNLKALIAEGTIVGIDVTHKADTKAGHAQMLTGYGPEVTGVYSNSVYQPIPKGYTIFERLEDAFGKDNIATIMITGKGGNLGSKGPTSEEPLIAELLWKQLEKKGVSRDQVLERLKKVFGDDKVRRAIISIITEAPSKVLKRLPSGFQGSLEGVKAKRGFAMQSNRGESFYNVKPAIDLFQGDKARLADEVGKLALDSLDQYGKGRFFAFFHFSDPDHAGHKYGENSRECSDAIIAADKWLGRIVEKLKGLGMYEETRIYVTSDHGFDEGKTTHSMALYVFLATNDPAIERRGDQRDIAPTILTCMGVDISEVNLPLPGRLLTDPEKPW